A portion of the Osmia lignaria lignaria isolate PbOS001 chromosome 15, iyOsmLign1, whole genome shotgun sequence genome contains these proteins:
- the LOC117600367 gene encoding uncharacterized protein LOC117600367 — translation MAHQERDPQDKYSSKEDHAVETVKTTDNRQFEMEKGMPWQRIDPTDKNLSKQMFLYLTHKELTNKIEDLTVKESHACQKQCWDVALRLRDMRNRLELLREKKLYSVDNFIFDEKTKKLALMNIDKRENELAKREDACTDSTMYSEDAKTLWKKWVHEDERFVVEDARLRREKLMNIFEKAWQALAIHDKERITRSYQSVIHDAIVQEEHKLMTSLNAAKAKSSP, via the exons ATGGCGCATCAAGAACGGGACCCACAAGACAAATACAGCTCCAAAGAGGATCATGCCGTGGAAACTGTGAAAACGACGGACAATCGGCAGTTCGAAATGGAGAAAGGCATGCCTTGGCAACGAATAGATCCTACCGACAAGAATCTCTCCAAGCAAATGTTTCTGTATTTGACTCATAAGGAGTTGACCAATAAAATTGAGGATCTAACTGTGAAAGAATCGCATGCTTGCCAGAAACAATGTTGGGATGTAGCGCTTAGACTGAGGGATATGAGAAACAGATTGGAATTGCTTCGTGAGAAAAAGCTGTACAgcgttgataattttatttttgatgaaAAGACGAAGAAACTAGCATTGATGAACATTGATAAAAGAGAGAACGAACTTGCTAAACGCGAGGATGCTTGTACGGATTCAACGATGTACAG CGAGGATGCCAAAACACTGTGGAAGAAATGGGTGCACGAAGATGAAAGATTCGTGGTCGAAGATGCGCGACTGCGGAGGGAGAAGTTGATGAACATTTTTGAGAAAGCATGGCAGGCTCTTGCTATCCATGACAAGGAACGAATTACTCGATCATATCAGAGTGTGATACACGATGCTATTGTCCAAGAAGAACATAAACTCATGACTTCCCTCAACGCGGCTAAAGCAAAATCTTCGCCGTGA
- the LOC117600361 gene encoding uncharacterized protein LOC117600361 isoform X1 encodes MPGAGGQPPQRTTFRPPWVKDGPNPLPMPTAPWTLNSRRDSKPITDEPPAFTQVTLKSVPKAEAKPSTEAQPRKQSKITIIPSQPKSEKNATSQPAPTKLRENGRQEPISRPQLERQVRIERSRSRGDTIPLSKSESTTGAPTLSKSSSRAAIPPPPPPRPPPPPPARTIIKDLPPLSQEQQQKIEMLKQRPRKRPDWASMMKEVESGKRLRHVKCNDRSAPLIERVNKVTADPAGNAHFVFESEKSNMHNQLLKQIQQGVPLKRVQTNDRSKPMLQGLRKFRRQLTIEEQIQKAEEPTDDSISDDMDDIDAVRDDLQSTKQMLALELRNKEALERDNKRLQARILNLEAEVDRERSKKSVQEHKKYDEALTTSLKQEIQQARKDAEKFEKEYITVAEERDKFKNELEEMRRMYATLERRMKAEQELEPEPVIELADDYDEAVWYAVSGMALAGCPSAKDVAKIASQKSIDKKEPSESEEEEEEESSEEEDEKDPKAAEKRLQREIKLLTTKIKTSQDKAGNARKERHALKDQIKQQQKLLKEEKKKFKRLQKEVDKMAKLVSESEEDEEEEDDEETESEEESESEESEEDEETETEDEDDSFEGQRNSLQKKAKKHEGRLAALKKGNYLLKAQVDRLKDDLAKQREESLTLQEDLDSVLAELG; translated from the exons AGTGTACCAAAAGCAGAAGCAAAGCCCTCGACGGAAGCGCAGCCTCGTAAACAGAGCAAGATCACAATAATCCCGTCACAGCCTAAAAGTGAAAAGAATGCGACTAGTCAACCGGCACCGACGAAGCTCCGCGAGAATGGACGACAAGAGCCAATTTCGAGGCCACAGCTCGAACGACAGGTTCGAATCGAGAGGTCCCGATCTCGAGGTGACACGATACCTCTCTCCAAGAGCGAGAGCACCACAG GTGCACCGACGCTATCGAAAAGCTCGTCGAGAGCAGCTAttccaccaccgccaccaccgagaccacctccaccacctccGGCCCGAACGATCATCAAGGATCTTCCTCCGCTCAGCCAGGAACAACAACAGAAGATAGAGATGCTAAAGCAAAGACCAAGGAAACGTCCGGATTGGGCGAGTATGATGAAGGAGGTGGAAAGCGGTAAACGTTTGAGGCACGTGAAATGCAACGACAGGAGTGCGCCCTTGATCGAGAGGGTGAACAAGGTTACAGCTGACCCAGCAG GGAACGCACACTTTGTGTTCGAATCCGAAAAATCGAACATGCATAATCAACTGCTGAAGCAGATTCAGCAGGGTGTACCGCTAAAAAGGGTGCAGACGAATGACCGTTCGAAACCGATGCTGCAAGGGCTGAGAAAATTCCGAAGGCAATTGACGATAGAGGAGCAAATACAGAAAGCGGAGGAGCCAACCGATGACTCGATCTCGGACGATATGGACGATATCGATGCGGTGAGGGACGATTTGCAAAGTACCAAGCAAATGCTTGCTCTGGAGCTTAGAAACAAGGAAGCGTTGGAAAGGGACAATAAGAGACTACAA GCAAGGATTTTGAACCTCGAGGCTGAAGTTGACCGGGAGAGATCTAAGAAAAGCGTACAAGAACACAAGAAATACGATGAAGCACTCACGACATCTTTGAAACAAGAAATTCAACAAGCCAGAAAGGATGCTGAGAAATTTGAAAAGGAATACATCACGGTAGCGGAGGAAAGAGACAAATTCAAGAACGAACTAGAAGAAATGAGGAGAATGTATGCAACCTTGGAGAGACGTATGAAAGCCG AACAGGAGCTTGAGCCTGAGCCAGTAATAGAACTAGCGGACGATTACGACGAAGCAGTTTGGTACGCTGTTTCAGGAATGGCACTGGCCGGTTGTCCGAGTGCAAAAGATGTAGCAAAAATTGCTTCGCAGAAAAGTATAGATAAGAAAGAGCCAAGCGAaagcgaagaagaggaagaggaagaaagttCAGAGGAGGAAGATGAGAAAGATCCAAAGGCAGCAGAGAAACGATTACAAAGAGAAATCAAACTTCTGACAACAAAGATAAAAACTTCACA GGATAAAGCAGGTAACGCTAGAAAAGAGCGGCATGCTTTGAAGGACCAAATTAAGCAAcaacaaaaattattgaaagaggagaaaaagaaatttaagcgTCTACAGAAGGAAGTTGACAAAATGGCGAAGTTGGTGTCAGAAAGtgaagaggatgaagaagaagaagatgatgaagaGACAGAGTCTGAAGAAGAATCTGAATCTGAAGAATctgaagaagacgaagaaactGAGACAGAAGATGAAGATGATTCTTTTGAAGGACAAAGAAATTCTTTACAG aaaaaaGCTAAAAAACATGAGGGACGTTTAGCTGCATTAAAGAAGGGTAACTATTTACTTAAGGCACAAGTTGATAGACTGAAAGATGATTTAGCAAAGCAACGAGAAGAAAGCCTTACTTTGCAAGAGGATCTTGACTCTGTTTTAGCAGAATTAGGTTAA
- the LOC117600361 gene encoding uncharacterized protein LOC117600361 isoform X3: MPGAGGQPPQRTTFRPPWVKDGPNPLPMPTAPWTLNSRRDSKPITDEPPAFTQVTLKSVPKAEAKPSTEAQPRKQSKITIIPSQPKSEKNATSQPAPTKLRENGRQEPISRPQLERQVRIERSRSRGDTIPLSKSESTTGAPTLSKSSSRAAIPPPPPPRPPPPPPARTIIKDLPPLSQEQQQKIEMLKQRPRKRPDWASMMKEVESGKRLRHVKCNDRSAPLIERVNKVTADPAGNAHFVFESEKSNMHNQLLKQIQQGVPLKRVQTNDRSKPMLQGLRKFRRQLTIEEQIQKAEEPTDDSISDDMDDIDAVRDDLQSTKQMLALELRNKEALERDNKRLQARILNLEAEVDRERSKKSVQEHKKYDEALTTSLKQEIQQARKDAEKFEKEYITVAEERDKFKNELEEMRRMYATLERRMKAGMALAGCPSAKDVAKIASQKSIDKKEPSESEEEEEEESSEEEDEKDPKAAEKRLQREIKLLTTKIKTSQDKAGNARKERHALKDQIKQQQKLLKEEKKKFKRLQKEVDKMAKLVSESEEDEEEEDDEETESEEESESEESEEDEETETEDEDDSFEGQRNSLQKKAKKHEGRLAALKKGNYLLKAQVDRLKDDLAKQREESLTLQEDLDSVLAELG; this comes from the exons AGTGTACCAAAAGCAGAAGCAAAGCCCTCGACGGAAGCGCAGCCTCGTAAACAGAGCAAGATCACAATAATCCCGTCACAGCCTAAAAGTGAAAAGAATGCGACTAGTCAACCGGCACCGACGAAGCTCCGCGAGAATGGACGACAAGAGCCAATTTCGAGGCCACAGCTCGAACGACAGGTTCGAATCGAGAGGTCCCGATCTCGAGGTGACACGATACCTCTCTCCAAGAGCGAGAGCACCACAG GTGCACCGACGCTATCGAAAAGCTCGTCGAGAGCAGCTAttccaccaccgccaccaccgagaccacctccaccacctccGGCCCGAACGATCATCAAGGATCTTCCTCCGCTCAGCCAGGAACAACAACAGAAGATAGAGATGCTAAAGCAAAGACCAAGGAAACGTCCGGATTGGGCGAGTATGATGAAGGAGGTGGAAAGCGGTAAACGTTTGAGGCACGTGAAATGCAACGACAGGAGTGCGCCCTTGATCGAGAGGGTGAACAAGGTTACAGCTGACCCAGCAG GGAACGCACACTTTGTGTTCGAATCCGAAAAATCGAACATGCATAATCAACTGCTGAAGCAGATTCAGCAGGGTGTACCGCTAAAAAGGGTGCAGACGAATGACCGTTCGAAACCGATGCTGCAAGGGCTGAGAAAATTCCGAAGGCAATTGACGATAGAGGAGCAAATACAGAAAGCGGAGGAGCCAACCGATGACTCGATCTCGGACGATATGGACGATATCGATGCGGTGAGGGACGATTTGCAAAGTACCAAGCAAATGCTTGCTCTGGAGCTTAGAAACAAGGAAGCGTTGGAAAGGGACAATAAGAGACTACAA GCAAGGATTTTGAACCTCGAGGCTGAAGTTGACCGGGAGAGATCTAAGAAAAGCGTACAAGAACACAAGAAATACGATGAAGCACTCACGACATCTTTGAAACAAGAAATTCAACAAGCCAGAAAGGATGCTGAGAAATTTGAAAAGGAATACATCACGGTAGCGGAGGAAAGAGACAAATTCAAGAACGAACTAGAAGAAATGAGGAGAATGTATGCAACCTTGGAGAGACGTATGAAAGCCG GAATGGCACTGGCCGGTTGTCCGAGTGCAAAAGATGTAGCAAAAATTGCTTCGCAGAAAAGTATAGATAAGAAAGAGCCAAGCGAaagcgaagaagaggaagaggaagaaagttCAGAGGAGGAAGATGAGAAAGATCCAAAGGCAGCAGAGAAACGATTACAAAGAGAAATCAAACTTCTGACAACAAAGATAAAAACTTCACA GGATAAAGCAGGTAACGCTAGAAAAGAGCGGCATGCTTTGAAGGACCAAATTAAGCAAcaacaaaaattattgaaagaggagaaaaagaaatttaagcgTCTACAGAAGGAAGTTGACAAAATGGCGAAGTTGGTGTCAGAAAGtgaagaggatgaagaagaagaagatgatgaagaGACAGAGTCTGAAGAAGAATCTGAATCTGAAGAATctgaagaagacgaagaaactGAGACAGAAGATGAAGATGATTCTTTTGAAGGACAAAGAAATTCTTTACAG aaaaaaGCTAAAAAACATGAGGGACGTTTAGCTGCATTAAAGAAGGGTAACTATTTACTTAAGGCACAAGTTGATAGACTGAAAGATGATTTAGCAAAGCAACGAGAAGAAAGCCTTACTTTGCAAGAGGATCTTGACTCTGTTTTAGCAGAATTAGGTTAA
- the LOC117600361 gene encoding uncharacterized protein LOC117600361 isoform X2 — translation MPGAGGQPPQRTTFRPPWVKDGPNPLPMPTAPWTLNSRRDSKPITDEPPAFTQVTLKSVPKAEAKPSTEAQPRKQSKITIIPSQPKSEKNATSQPAPTKLRENGRQEPISRPQLERQVRIERSRSRGDTIPLSKSESTTGAPTLSKSSSRAAIPPPPPPRPPPPPPARTIIKDLPPLSQEQQQKIEMLKQRPRKRPDWASMMKEVESGKRLRHVKCNDRSAPLIERVNKVTADPAGNAHFVFESEKSNMHNQLLKQIQQGVPLKRVQTNDRSKPMLQGLRKFRRQLTIEEQIQKAEEPTDDSISDDMDDIDAVRDDLQSTKQMLALELRNKEALERDNKRLQARILNLEAEVDRERSKKSVQEHKKYDEALTTSLKQEIQQARKDAEKFEKEYITVAEERDKFKNELEEMRRMYATLERRMKAVWYAVSGMALAGCPSAKDVAKIASQKSIDKKEPSESEEEEEEESSEEEDEKDPKAAEKRLQREIKLLTTKIKTSQDKAGNARKERHALKDQIKQQQKLLKEEKKKFKRLQKEVDKMAKLVSESEEDEEEEDDEETESEEESESEESEEDEETETEDEDDSFEGQRNSLQKKAKKHEGRLAALKKGNYLLKAQVDRLKDDLAKQREESLTLQEDLDSVLAELG, via the exons AGTGTACCAAAAGCAGAAGCAAAGCCCTCGACGGAAGCGCAGCCTCGTAAACAGAGCAAGATCACAATAATCCCGTCACAGCCTAAAAGTGAAAAGAATGCGACTAGTCAACCGGCACCGACGAAGCTCCGCGAGAATGGACGACAAGAGCCAATTTCGAGGCCACAGCTCGAACGACAGGTTCGAATCGAGAGGTCCCGATCTCGAGGTGACACGATACCTCTCTCCAAGAGCGAGAGCACCACAG GTGCACCGACGCTATCGAAAAGCTCGTCGAGAGCAGCTAttccaccaccgccaccaccgagaccacctccaccacctccGGCCCGAACGATCATCAAGGATCTTCCTCCGCTCAGCCAGGAACAACAACAGAAGATAGAGATGCTAAAGCAAAGACCAAGGAAACGTCCGGATTGGGCGAGTATGATGAAGGAGGTGGAAAGCGGTAAACGTTTGAGGCACGTGAAATGCAACGACAGGAGTGCGCCCTTGATCGAGAGGGTGAACAAGGTTACAGCTGACCCAGCAG GGAACGCACACTTTGTGTTCGAATCCGAAAAATCGAACATGCATAATCAACTGCTGAAGCAGATTCAGCAGGGTGTACCGCTAAAAAGGGTGCAGACGAATGACCGTTCGAAACCGATGCTGCAAGGGCTGAGAAAATTCCGAAGGCAATTGACGATAGAGGAGCAAATACAGAAAGCGGAGGAGCCAACCGATGACTCGATCTCGGACGATATGGACGATATCGATGCGGTGAGGGACGATTTGCAAAGTACCAAGCAAATGCTTGCTCTGGAGCTTAGAAACAAGGAAGCGTTGGAAAGGGACAATAAGAGACTACAA GCAAGGATTTTGAACCTCGAGGCTGAAGTTGACCGGGAGAGATCTAAGAAAAGCGTACAAGAACACAAGAAATACGATGAAGCACTCACGACATCTTTGAAACAAGAAATTCAACAAGCCAGAAAGGATGCTGAGAAATTTGAAAAGGAATACATCACGGTAGCGGAGGAAAGAGACAAATTCAAGAACGAACTAGAAGAAATGAGGAGAATGTATGCAACCTTGGAGAGACGTATGAAAGCCG TTTGGTACGCTGTTTCAGGAATGGCACTGGCCGGTTGTCCGAGTGCAAAAGATGTAGCAAAAATTGCTTCGCAGAAAAGTATAGATAAGAAAGAGCCAAGCGAaagcgaagaagaggaagaggaagaaagttCAGAGGAGGAAGATGAGAAAGATCCAAAGGCAGCAGAGAAACGATTACAAAGAGAAATCAAACTTCTGACAACAAAGATAAAAACTTCACA GGATAAAGCAGGTAACGCTAGAAAAGAGCGGCATGCTTTGAAGGACCAAATTAAGCAAcaacaaaaattattgaaagaggagaaaaagaaatttaagcgTCTACAGAAGGAAGTTGACAAAATGGCGAAGTTGGTGTCAGAAAGtgaagaggatgaagaagaagaagatgatgaagaGACAGAGTCTGAAGAAGAATCTGAATCTGAAGAATctgaagaagacgaagaaactGAGACAGAAGATGAAGATGATTCTTTTGAAGGACAAAGAAATTCTTTACAG aaaaaaGCTAAAAAACATGAGGGACGTTTAGCTGCATTAAAGAAGGGTAACTATTTACTTAAGGCACAAGTTGATAGACTGAAAGATGATTTAGCAAAGCAACGAGAAGAAAGCCTTACTTTGCAAGAGGATCTTGACTCTGTTTTAGCAGAATTAGGTTAA